The following coding sequences lie in one Oceanicola sp. 502str15 genomic window:
- a CDS encoding alpha/beta fold hydrolase, with product MTPGLWIAAALAAVLVGPPLFAWLMCRPRQAARQGLAGRMLRLADGRTHVTKDGLKGRRVAVLVHGLTTPAWVFDAIAAGLVVQGWQVVRHDLWGRGGSDTPGGAQNRALFTRQLAGVIEAEAGGKPVLLVGYSMGAAIAAAFAEANPAQVRGLAMLAPAGLGHRMDGFTRFCTATPVLGDWLWATFSGIGLRAAARKAARQGPSSVENITARLALESRTRGYRRAVLSSLRHMLAEDMRPTLKALEARGLPMLAVWGGEDGLIAGAASKKLARIAPGAEQVTVEAAGHGLPHTHPREVLKALSGFTPRL from the coding sequence GTGACGCCCGGGCTCTGGATCGCCGCGGCGCTGGCCGCCGTACTTGTTGGGCCGCCCTTGTTTGCATGGCTCATGTGCCGCCCGCGACAGGCGGCGCGGCAGGGGCTGGCCGGGCGGATGCTGCGGCTGGCCGACGGGCGCACCCATGTGACAAAGGACGGGCTGAAGGGTCGCCGGGTGGCGGTGCTGGTGCACGGGCTGACCACCCCGGCCTGGGTGTTCGACGCCATTGCCGCCGGGTTGGTGGTGCAGGGCTGGCAGGTGGTGCGCCATGACCTGTGGGGGCGGGGCGGATCGGACACGCCGGGCGGGGCGCAGAACCGAGCCCTGTTCACCCGCCAGCTTGCCGGGGTGATCGAGGCCGAGGCCGGGGGCAAGCCGGTGCTGCTGGTGGGCTACTCGATGGGCGCGGCGATTGCGGCGGCCTTTGCAGAGGCCAACCCGGCGCAGGTGCGCGGCCTTGCCATGCTGGCCCCCGCCGGGCTGGGCCACCGGATGGACGGGTTCACCCGCTTCTGCACGGCAACCCCGGTGCTGGGCGACTGGCTCTGGGCCACCTTCTCGGGGATCGGGCTGCGGGCGGCGGCGCGTAAGGCGGCGCGGCAGGGGCCCTCATCGGTGGAGAACATCACGGCGCGGCTGGCGCTGGAGAGCCGGACGCGGGGCTATCGGCGGGCGGTGCTTTCGTCGCTGCGGCACATGCTGGCGGAGGATATGCGGCCCACGCTGAAGGCGCTGGAGGCGCGGGGGCTGCCGATGCTGGCGGTCTGGGGTGGCGAGGACGGGCTGATTGCCGGGGCCGCTTCGAAGAAGCTGGCGCGGATTGCGCCGGGGGCCGAGCAGGTGACGGTGGAGGCGGCGGGCCACGGGCTGCCGCACACCCATCCGCGCGAGGTGCTCAAGGCGCTTTCGGGCTTTACGCCAAGGCTTTAG
- a CDS encoding ornithine cyclodeaminase family protein translates to MTTPKFITYEQGEAALDWIALTDALAAGHALPRAEIEDSFLYRRDDTLLSRAAWIDGLGSLVKTATIFPGNAAAGKPAVNGAVTLFSDRTGEAEAFVDFHLVTKWKTAGDSLLAARRLARPESRNILILGAGTVAGTLIEAYGAAFSGAKFTLWNRTKARAEALAEKTGAAVAEDLAEAVAAADIIATATMSTEPVLKGEWLQPGQHIDLIGAYRPDMREADDAVLTRARLFVDSRATTVGHIGELKDPLARGVIGEGDIVADYYQLDAVRRESAEEITVAKNGGGAHLDLMTARHILDRVGA, encoded by the coding sequence ATGACCACACCGAAGTTTATAACTTATGAACAGGGCGAAGCCGCGCTGGACTGGATCGCCCTGACCGACGCGCTGGCCGCGGGCCACGCGCTGCCCCGGGCCGAGATCGAAGACAGCTTTCTTTACCGTCGCGACGACACGCTTCTGAGCCGGGCGGCATGGATCGACGGGCTGGGCTCGCTGGTGAAGACGGCGACGATCTTTCCGGGCAATGCGGCGGCGGGCAAGCCTGCGGTGAACGGCGCGGTGACGCTGTTTTCCGACCGCACCGGCGAGGCGGAGGCCTTCGTGGACTTTCACCTCGTGACCAAGTGGAAGACGGCGGGCGACAGCCTGCTAGCGGCCCGCCGGCTGGCGCGGCCCGAGAGCCGCAACATCCTGATCCTCGGGGCGGGCACGGTGGCGGGCACGCTGATCGAGGCCTATGGGGCGGCCTTTTCGGGGGCGAAGTTCACGCTGTGGAACCGCACAAAAGCGCGGGCCGAGGCGCTTGCGGAAAAGACCGGCGCCGCGGTGGCGGAGGATCTGGCCGAGGCGGTTGCGGCGGCCGATATCATCGCCACGGCGACGATGAGCACGGAGCCGGTGCTGAAGGGCGAGTGGCTGCAACCGGGCCAGCATATCGACCTGATCGGGGCCTATCGGCCCGACATGCGCGAGGCGGATGACGCGGTGCTGACACGGGCGCGGCTGTTTGTGGATTCCCGCGCCACCACGGTGGGGCATATCGGGGAGCTGAAGGATCCGCTGGCGCGGGGGGTGATCGGTGAGGGCGATATCGTGGCGGATTACTACCAGCTCGACGCCGTGCGCCGGGAGAGCGCGGAGGAGATCACCGTGGCCAAGAACGGCGGCGGGGCGCATCTGGACCTGATGACCGCCCGGCATATTCTCGACCGGGTCGGGGCGTGA
- a CDS encoding HAD family phosphatase, which yields MPVSAVIFDIGNVLIEWNPERFYDAEIGRERRERLFAEVDLHGMNDRVDRGETFRDMVMETAAANPDWRGEITLWHDRWIEMAQPAIDHSVRLLRALRAGGVPVFALSNFGIQSFELGESHYPFLAEFDRRYISGHMKMAKPDPEIYAAVEDDCGVAPGELLFADDRSDNIAMAKSRGWQTHLFEGPEGLAKRLVTEGLLTEDNAR from the coding sequence ATGCCTGTCAGCGCCGTCATCTTCGACATCGGCAATGTGCTCATCGAGTGGAACCCCGAGCGGTTCTATGATGCCGAGATCGGGCGGGAGCGGCGGGAGCGGCTGTTTGCCGAGGTCGACCTGCACGGGATGAACGACCGCGTGGACCGGGGCGAGACCTTTCGCGACATGGTGATGGAGACGGCGGCGGCCAACCCCGACTGGCGCGGTGAGATCACGCTTTGGCACGACCGCTGGATCGAGATGGCGCAGCCTGCCATCGACCATTCGGTGCGCCTGCTCAGGGCGCTCCGGGCGGGCGGTGTGCCCGTCTTCGCTCTGTCGAACTTCGGTATCCAGAGCTTCGAGCTGGGCGAGAGCCACTACCCGTTTCTGGCCGAGTTCGACCGGCGCTATATTTCCGGCCATATGAAGATGGCCAAGCCCGACCCCGAGATTTACGCCGCCGTCGAGGACGACTGCGGCGTGGCACCGGGCGAGCTGCTGTTTGCAGACGACCGGTCCGACAACATTGCCATGGCCAAATCGCGCGGCTGGCAGACCCATCTGTTCGAGGGGCCGGAGGGGTTGGCGAAAAGGCTCGTGACCGAGGGCCTGCTCACCGAGGACAACGCAAGATGA
- a CDS encoding acetyl-CoA C-acyltransferase family protein, translating to MDDIVILDGARTAIGTFGGALSATAPTALGAAVAREAMARSGVEPGQIGHVVYGHVINTEPRDMYLSRVAAIDAGIPESTPAMNVNRLCGSGAQAIVSATQALALGDADFAIAGGAESMSRSPYIMPEARWGQKMGDIKSLDMMLGALNCPFGTGHMGITAENVAAEHQVSRADQDNFALESQNRAAAAIAEGRFQSQIVPVEIRVKREMVPFATDEHPKATSAEKLAGLRPAFQKDGTVTAGNASGINDGAAALVMARAEAAEKAGLKPRARVIGYAHAGVSPHVMGIGPVPAVQALCARTGLSVDDFDVIESNEAFAAQAIAVNRGLGLDGAKVNPNGGAIALGHPVGATGAIITIKALYELERTGGKRALVTMCIGGGQGIALALEAL from the coding sequence ATGGACGATATCGTGATTCTCGACGGCGCGCGCACCGCCATCGGCACCTTCGGCGGGGCGCTCTCCGCCACCGCCCCCACCGCCCTCGGCGCCGCCGTGGCCCGCGAGGCCATGGCCCGCTCCGGCGTCGAGCCGGGCCAGATCGGCCATGTCGTCTACGGCCATGTCATCAACACCGAACCGCGCGACATGTATCTCTCCCGCGTCGCCGCGATCGACGCTGGCATCCCCGAGAGCACCCCGGCGATGAACGTCAACCGCCTCTGCGGCTCCGGCGCGCAGGCCATCGTCTCGGCCACGCAGGCGCTTGCCCTTGGCGATGCCGACTTTGCCATCGCCGGCGGCGCCGAAAGCATGAGCCGCTCGCCCTACATCATGCCGGAAGCCCGCTGGGGTCAGAAGATGGGCGATATCAAGTCCCTGGACATGATGCTCGGCGCGCTCAACTGTCCCTTCGGCACCGGCCACATGGGCATCACGGCCGAAAATGTCGCCGCCGAACATCAGGTCAGCCGCGCCGATCAGGACAATTTCGCGCTCGAAAGCCAGAACCGGGCCGCCGCAGCGATTGCCGAGGGCCGCTTCCAGAGCCAGATCGTTCCGGTCGAGATCCGCGTGAAGCGCGAGATGGTCCCCTTCGCCACCGACGAGCACCCCAAGGCCACCTCCGCCGAAAAGCTCGCCGGCCTGCGCCCCGCCTTCCAGAAAGACGGCACGGTGACGGCAGGCAACGCGAGCGGAATCAACGATGGCGCCGCCGCGCTGGTGATGGCCCGCGCCGAAGCCGCCGAAAAGGCCGGCCTGAAGCCCCGCGCCCGCGTCATCGGCTATGCCCACGCAGGCGTTTCGCCCCATGTCATGGGCATCGGCCCGGTCCCCGCCGTGCAAGCGCTCTGCGCGCGCACCGGGCTTTCGGTCGATGATTTCGACGTGATCGAAAGCAACGAGGCCTTCGCCGCGCAGGCCATCGCCGTCAATCGCGGGCTCGGGTTGGATGGGGCAAAGGTCAACCCCAACGGCGGCGCGATTGCCCTTGGTCACCCGGTCGGGGCAACCGGCGCGATCATCACCATCAAGGCGCTCTACGAGCTTGAAAGAACAGGCGGAAAACGTGCGCTTGTGACCATGTGCATCGGCGGCGGCCAGGGCATTGCGCTGGCGCTCGAGGCGCTCTGA
- a CDS encoding MFS transporter produces MAEISAKKRIWGWFFFDWASQPYNTLLLTFIFAPYVGSVLEDGSQAQAAWGFGVGAAGIVIAILAPILGAMADTSGRRVRWIWGFSVLYVLGAYGLWWAEPTDFDLTRTLILFAIGLIGMEFATIFTNSMLPDLGTREEIGRISGNGWAFGYVGGLFALVIMLVFLAESPTTGKTMAGFSPLFGLDPETREGTRAVGPLTAIWYVIFMVPFFLWVRDPRREKPSAGAVKKALSGLGNTLRTLPQSPSLLAYLTSSMFYRDALNGMYTFGGIYAAGVLGWSVVQTGIFGILAIITGAVFAWLGGRADTTFGPKPVIVTCVIVLTGVAISVVTVSRESVFLLPVGPESQLPDFAFYFLGAVIGAAGGVLQAASRTMMVRQANPARMTEAFGLYALAGKATSFIAPISIGVATTLTGSQQLGVSPLIALFIIGLVLLLWVKPDGAETQ; encoded by the coding sequence ATGGCAGAAATATCGGCGAAAAAGCGCATCTGGGGCTGGTTCTTCTTCGATTGGGCCTCCCAGCCCTACAACACCCTGTTGCTCACCTTCATCTTCGCGCCCTACGTCGGCTCGGTGCTGGAAGACGGCAGCCAGGCCCAGGCGGCCTGGGGCTTCGGCGTGGGCGCAGCGGGCATCGTGATTGCCATTCTGGCGCCGATCCTCGGGGCCATGGCCGACACCTCGGGGCGGCGGGTACGCTGGATCTGGGGCTTCTCGGTGCTCTACGTCCTCGGCGCCTACGGCCTCTGGTGGGCCGAGCCGACCGACTTCGACCTGACCCGCACGCTCATCCTCTTCGCCATCGGCCTGATCGGCATGGAGTTTGCCACGATCTTCACCAACTCCATGCTCCCCGACCTCGGCACCCGCGAGGAGATCGGCCGCATCTCCGGCAACGGCTGGGCCTTCGGCTACGTGGGTGGGCTGTTTGCGCTGGTCATCATGCTGGTCTTCCTCGCCGAAAGCCCGACAACCGGCAAGACCATGGCCGGGTTCTCGCCGCTCTTCGGGCTCGATCCCGAAACCCGCGAAGGCACCCGCGCCGTGGGGCCGCTCACCGCGATATGGTACGTGATCTTCATGGTGCCCTTCTTCCTCTGGGTCCGCGATCCGCGCCGCGAGAAGCCCTCTGCCGGCGCGGTGAAAAAGGCGCTCTCCGGGCTGGGCAACACCCTGCGCACCTTGCCGCAATCGCCCTCGCTGCTGGCCTATCTGACCTCGTCGATGTTCTACCGCGATGCGCTGAACGGCATGTATACCTTCGGCGGCATCTACGCCGCGGGCGTGCTCGGCTGGTCGGTGGTGCAAACCGGCATCTTCGGCATTCTCGCCATCATCACCGGCGCCGTCTTCGCCTGGCTCGGCGGGCGGGCCGATACCACATTCGGCCCCAAGCCGGTGATCGTGACCTGCGTGATCGTGCTGACCGGCGTGGCCATTTCGGTGGTGACGGTCAGCCGCGAGTCGGTCTTCCTCCTGCCCGTCGGCCCCGAGAGCCAGCTGCCCGACTTCGCCTTCTACTTCCTCGGCGCGGTGATCGGCGCGGCAGGCGGGGTGCTTCAGGCGGCCTCGCGCACCATGATGGTCCGTCAGGCCAACCCGGCCCGGATGACAGAGGCCTTCGGGCTCTACGCGCTGGCCGGCAAGGCCACCTCCTTCATCGCCCCCATCTCCATCGGCGTGGCCACCACGCTCACCGGATCACAGCAACTTGGGGTCTCGCCGCTGATCGCCCTCTTCATTATCGGCCTCGTTCTGCTACTCTGGGTCAAACCGGACGGAGCAGAAACGCAATGA
- the mepA gene encoding penicillin-insensitive murein endopeptidase, translating to MIRAALIALSIALLPALAPAPAEAQQKANRLFGSHPEGSRQRPESIGFYSKGCAAGLVELPETGPTWQAMRLSRNRNWGHPDTIEFIQRLSSGVRKFGWPGLYIGDISQPRGGPMVSGHASHQVGLDIDIWMDKPRSLRLTRNQRENLSATSVRASSQKTVNGNWTPAHAAVLELAARDPAVDRIFVTPPVKIYLCERAKRRDKKWLQKIRPLYGHHYHFHVRLKCPKGSRECVTQQPTVNELSNGGDGCDETLQWWVTDYLNPPKVKAAPKKAPAPKKRHPRDFTMADLPRSCVGVLNSD from the coding sequence ATGATCCGAGCAGCCCTGATCGCCCTTTCCATAGCTCTCCTGCCCGCGCTGGCCCCCGCGCCCGCAGAGGCGCAGCAGAAGGCCAACCGCCTCTTCGGCTCGCATCCCGAGGGTTCGAGGCAGCGCCCCGAGTCGATCGGCTTTTACTCCAAGGGCTGCGCCGCCGGCCTTGTCGAGCTGCCCGAAACCGGGCCGACATGGCAGGCCATGCGCCTTTCGCGCAACCGCAACTGGGGCCACCCCGACACCATCGAATTCATCCAGCGGCTGTCGTCGGGCGTGCGCAAGTTCGGCTGGCCCGGCCTCTACATCGGCGACATCTCGCAGCCCCGCGGCGGCCCCATGGTGTCAGGCCATGCCAGCCATCAGGTCGGGCTGGATATCGACATCTGGATGGACAAGCCCCGCAGCCTCCGCCTGACACGCAACCAGCGCGAAAACCTCTCGGCCACCTCGGTGCGCGCCTCCAGCCAGAAAACCGTCAACGGCAATTGGACCCCGGCCCATGCCGCCGTGCTGGAACTTGCCGCCCGCGACCCGGCCGTGGATCGCATCTTCGTGACGCCCCCGGTCAAGATCTACCTCTGCGAGCGAGCCAAGCGGCGCGACAAGAAATGGCTGCAGAAGATCCGCCCGCTCTACGGCCACCACTATCACTTTCACGTCCGCCTCAAGTGCCCCAAGGGCTCGCGCGAGTGCGTGACCCAGCAGCCCACGGTCAACGAGCTTTCCAACGGGGGCGACGGCTGCGACGAGACGCTCCAGTGGTGGGTGACAGACTACCTGAACCCGCCCAAGGTGAAGGCCGCCCCCAAGAAAGCCCCCGCGCCCAAAAAGAGGCACCCGCGCGATTTCACCATGGCTGACCTGCCCCGCTCATGCGTCGGCGTTCTAAACTCGGACTGA
- a CDS encoding esterase-like activity of phytase family protein: MRRRSKLGLTLTALALLSGLALAAGQGGGRVAAVSLGSSNAETRFGGFSGIEVSDDGTRFWALSDRAALAEGRLVRNGAGRLTGVEITGHSRLTDPDGHAVNGYESDAEGLARRADGRFYVSFEGYHRIWTWRGEDIMQGGEAAWLPRHPDFKTLQNNSALEALAISPDGALYTLPERSGSYSTPFPVYRYAEGAWAKVGAVERQGEWLPVGADFDDRGRLTLLWRHFTGYGFSSRITRHEMTGSIWPARVLYETNPLTHGNLEGLSLWRDADGQLRAVMVSDDNFKGYQRSEIVEVLLPD, translated from the coding sequence ATGCGTCGGCGTTCTAAACTCGGACTGACGCTCACCGCGCTCGCACTGCTTTCCGGTCTCGCCCTCGCGGCGGGGCAAGGGGGTGGGCGCGTGGCGGCGGTGAGCCTCGGCAGCAGCAATGCCGAAACCCGCTTTGGCGGGTTTTCCGGCATCGAGGTTTCCGACGACGGCACCCGGTTCTGGGCGCTGTCCGACCGCGCCGCGCTGGCCGAGGGGCGGCTCGTCCGCAACGGGGCGGGCAGGCTCACCGGGGTCGAGATCACCGGCCATTCCCGCCTGACCGACCCGGACGGCCACGCGGTCAACGGCTACGAGAGCGATGCCGAGGGGCTGGCCCGACGGGCCGATGGCCGGTTCTACGTATCGTTCGAGGGCTATCACCGCATCTGGACCTGGCGCGGCGAAGACATCATGCAGGGCGGCGAAGCGGCCTGGCTGCCCCGCCACCCCGACTTCAAGACGCTGCAGAACAACTCGGCGCTCGAAGCCCTCGCGATCAGCCCCGACGGGGCGCTCTACACCCTGCCGGAACGCTCGGGCAGCTACAGCACCCCCTTCCCCGTCTATCGCTACGCCGAGGGCGCATGGGCCAAGGTCGGCGCGGTGGAGCGGCAGGGCGAGTGGCTGCCCGTGGGCGCGGACTTTGACGACAGGGGCCGGTTGACCCTGCTCTGGCGCCATTTCACCGGCTACGGCTTTTCCAGCCGCATCACCCGCCACGAGATGACCGGCTCCATCTGGCCCGCACGCGTGCTCTACGAGACCAACCCGCTCACCCACGGCAACCTCGAAGGCCTGTCGCTCTGGCGCGACGCCGATGGGCAGCTGCGGGCGGTCATGGTGTCGGACGACAACTTCAAGGGCTACCAGCGCAGCGAGATCGTCGAGGTGCTGCTGCCCGACTGA